The window AATGTCATTCTCGAGACAGAAGCCAATGCCAAGCAACATAGCATGAAGCTCGTTCATGCATCAATATAGTTTCTGTGCATCCAATGCGTCCATTATTCTAGAGGATTTATTTCTCCACTTCATAAAAAATTTCcaactatttattaaaatttgtgcctcCAAATCATAATACAAATTTTTATGGAATGAGTATTTGTTAAAAATTGTGCATTAATTTGACTTTATATTAAGTTTACAAATCTTGAAACCGATTTTCTCTTAAGATGAAAATATGACGATTAATGAACTTATACTTTTTTTAGGGGGTATGGTACTTGTTTTTTTAATGAAGTGCATATTATGCAACAAACATGGGATTTAACGGATAAAATACTCAATAAGTTCAATATTTGTCGTCAACCCTACTAATTAGATAATGTCATGTGCGGTTAAATAGGTGAGTTCAATGTATTGATGCATGCATATATCATATCATATATGTGTGTACTGTATGAATAAATAATAACGAAATTAAGTATCTTCTCCGTCTCAATTTTTAGTATTCAATTGAGAGAGACaatgattttaataaagtgattgaacgtattgtgagtggaataagggttatattttttatgtgagtgttaaaataattaaagtggagcttactttcactaaaaattaaaataaatataaaaatgtggaacataaaaaaaaatatgaatattaaaagcTGAGATAGAGGAAATAGAATATCCAGAAGGAAACGTGTTGGAGAGGAGTTATTGATGGATGTTTGTGGATGTGATTGATTATTATTATCGCTGGAGTTGGAAACGAGTTCTTCCCACTTTGAGATTATATGGAAACCAGCTATGCAGCAGCACCACCCCACTGCCTTTTCTCATTATTTTCCACTTCAATTTTGACTTTCTCCACACATTTGCTATCTCATTGTTCATTAtgcttttgttttttcttttctgctaaaaaaaaaagagtttcgTCTTGTTAGTTGAAGAAACAACAAGTCAAATTTGGCACACTAATCTCTATTTCTTAAAACATTTTTTAATCTGCACTAATTGATTTCTTCAGTTTTGATTAATTTGGAACTGTGGATCACATTTAAGTATTGTAGTGCCCCTTAGCATGTCACGTTCCAATTCCATGCAATTAATTGATAAGTAGTATCTCTTTACGTATTAATTAAGTAAGATAATAGCACCATAGTGATAGTTGGTGAGTTTATGCATGGTGCATTTCCATTTCCTCCAATCGTTATAATACATGTTAGTTAGTCAAGTGATTAATATTTAAGAAGTAGAATTAGTGCCCATAATCGTTTTGGTTAAAGCAAAATATATGAGCACATGTGGCGGTCCAATCAAGTTTTCCTATGCCATGCATCTCCATGCGCACTACCTCTGTGACTATATATATCCATGCATATGAGCAGCCATTAATATTATCTTGGGAAAATGGCGACTCTTAATCTGTTGTTTGGGGTTATAATCCTAATAAAGTATATGATTGTAAATGGTTGGGTGTATGGGATGGCAAACGGGTTGAGCCCCAACTACTACATCATGGCTTGCCCAATTGCTGATATTATCATAAGGAATGCTGTCAACACAGCTGTGCAGTCTGATCCCACTTTAGCTGCTGGTCTTCTTAGGATGCATTTCCATGACTGCTTTGTGGAGGTATGCATCATGTAATTAatcaatgtgtgtgtgtgtgttttgttttgatgataAATGATACTGCATGGCAGGGGTGTGATGGATCCGTGCTGATAGACTCAACCAAGAGCAACACGGCGGAGAAGGACTCGCCGGCGAATTTAAGCTTGAGAGGCTATGAAATCATTGATGCTGCTAAACAAGCATTGGAGAGGCAGTGCCCTGGAGTTGTTTCCTGTGCTGATATTCTTGCCATGGCTGCAAGAGATGCTGTTTTCTTCGTAATTTTCTTTACTTTACTTTACTCATTATCACACAGTATAGTTCTAGTTCATGATGGTTTGATTTGAATCCAGGCTGGTGGTCCATTTTATGAGATTCCTAAAGGGAGAAGAGATGGGAGGAGATCAAAGATAGAAGACACCATTAACCTGCCCCCACCAACCTTAAACAGTTCGGAGCTCATCAGGATGTTTGGGCAGCGTGGCTTCACTGCCCAGGACATGGTGGCCTTATCCGGTAACTGTTCATCTCTGGAACTGAATTGAATGAATTTATAGTACAACTTGTGTTGTGTGAGACTGAGTGAGTGAGTGACAGGGGCGCACACGCTGGGCGTGGCGAGATGCTCGTCTTTCAAGTCCCGGCTCTCTAACTTCGACTCCACCAGCGACGTGGACCCCAGTATCGACACCCAGTTCGCCAAGACCCTGTCCAAGACGTGCAGCGCGGGGGACAATGCAGAGCAGCCCTTTGATTCGTCCAGAAACAGGTTCGACACTGCATACTTCAACGCGCTGCAGACAAGGGCCGGGGTCCTCTTCTCCGACCAGACGCTGTTTGATGGCGCTGCAACTCGAGGATTCGTCAATGCATATTCCTTCAACCCAGCCATGTTTTTCATGGACTTCCAGCGAGCCATGCTTAAAATGGGACAGTTAGATGTCAAGGAAGGTTCCAAGGGAGAGGTCAGAAGTAACTGTCGCCTCATCAATTGAATTCAATTCAATTCCATATATAACTGCTAGCTGCTCATCTGTATAATCaaaccaaatatatatatatatatcttcttTGTAGTGGAATACTATCTATATGTGACTATGTTCAAAGTAATGCAATAAATAGTATCTTTAGTGAAgaaatacacatttcttaactTTTTTTGAGGAGGTAGATCATCTAACTGTCAGCAACAGCAAGTAGGCAAATCACAATTATATGTAGCCAAATCATTTCAACTAAGAATTGTATTATAACCAACACTTGGAATCCAGATAATCTTGTTTATCATTCAAAACCATATGTTACAACACACCAGTAACAAATTACACAGTAGACAAGTAGAGAGCAAAATAATCTAGTATCCATATGATGTTCTCCTCATCATCCTCATGAATTCCTCAGCATTTACTTCACCATCACCTGCACATTCCATGGGAGATTACCACAATTATCAACATAGATTGAAATAAAGATACAAGTCCAGAATACCACAAGCAATTTTAGCACAACAAATTGCACGTCTAGCTAGAGAAAAATCAAGCAAACTTACGATCTCGATCTGCTTCATCAATCATGTCCTGAATCTCTTTCTCACTGAAATTTTCACCCAACTCCTTGGCTATGCGCTGAATATCTGCAGTAGAAATCTTGCCCTGCACTCAAATGATGAACACCTATTTGTGAGAATCAAGACGGAATGGAATTTAAGACACTAGAGAAACTCACATTTTTATCTTGGTCAATAATGTGAAAAGCTTTCATGAGCTCTTCTTTGGTGTCCCTTTCTCCAAACTTGGCAGTCATCATGTgacaaaattcatcaaagtcaaTTGCACCACTGCCATCCTTGTCAACTTCAGCTATCATTCGAGTAATTTCCTGTAGTAAAAAGCTAGAAATTTTCAAACAATAGGACCCttttcattatatatacacAAGTAACATGATTATTGTTATACACTTATATACTATAAACTCAGCTAGAAGAAATGGTCACGACCAAGCTGCTAGAGACAAAACTTATGGAAGCTAAAACCTTTATCAATTCGTCCAATAACTTATCAAGAGTTCCATCTTCTGATGCAATATTAGGGGCTCAAAGATAACATGCAAAGTAATTTTTAGGTAAGGCAtcaattatgaatttttaaacatTACATTACAGCCCACCACCGACCTAGATATAGTATAACTAAATGATTCAATCATCAATTCTTGGATAATTAAGATAATAACATAAAGATGAAGGTCTTAAATGTTTTAGAAAGCCACTCAAACTCCTCGAGTTCACTTAGAAACTCAATCCTTGAAGTATGCTTGTGCCACTAcggaaaataaaaaaactcCTACAATTTCATGGTCAATATGCTAAAGAGATGCAGCATTTGTGTACTATACAATGGAAGCAAAACTACAGATTATGCTCTACTCCTAGGGTGTGCTTGccttttatccctctaaatagaGGGAGAATATAATGAGTTATAAAATTCTCACTTAAAGCGGGGAccacatttttttatatcttgtatggtttgaatgataatatatttatccactcctcataaggtggtataaaattatatcagCCTCCCTTAGGTATAAAACTATACTTTTCCCAAGGAAAAGGTGCAACCGTGCAGCCCGAAAAATTATACCATCTGTCCGGATTTTTATAACATCAAAGCAAACAAGGTAATGAGGTATAAGGTGGTAAATGGAGCTTATCCAttccttatacctcaaagcaaacacacccctAAAGTATAAGCACATAAATCGTTGCACCTCAGAGAATTTAACAGCAGCACAGATTTTAAAACTAAGTCATTACCTCTTCAGACATTTCGAAACCAAGAGCCCTGTAAAGCAACAAGATCACTGTAAGAAATAATCGTCAACTTAAAAGTATGTCttaaaccccccccccccccacaaaaataaggaaaaagaaaaaagaaagttgGAAGAAGGTATACCTCATTGCAACATTCAACTCTTTTGCATCGATTGTTCCTGCATACAATTAATTGAAGAAAAACAACCATTACGAATAGATAACTGTATTGACATCTAATTCATTTCCTATAGAATTATCATTACCAGATCCATCAGTATCAAAAAGTTCAAAAGCTTCTTTAATCTCCTGCTTTTTTTGTTGAGTTAACCCATGAGGGCGTCCTCTAGGTTTGTCTTTCCTGGACATCCCTCGGTAAAGAGTAGACTGTAATAGGTGAATgtcaaaataaatcatataagGGTTTGGAGGACAAAACCAGAAAGAAAGATGGAAGGGTGAGATGGAATAGAATGCTCAAATCTGTACTTCTGAATGCCATTGTATCCACTTCTATTGATGACATAAAAAATGTTCTAAGAAGTCAATATAAGCCAGCTTCCATGAATTCTCTTACTTTATCCAATCTCCGATCACATACCAAAGTGGTTTCATCCTCTCAAATGCATGAACTTCATTTAACTCTTTTTGTCAGCAGAATCAATTCTTATCTCCTTCTGAATGATAAATGTTAAAGCTAAAGTAGAACATACTACAAGAATACGATCGATTgctaaaatatttttcttttctatctgTAGTAGTCACTGAATTGTGTTCTATTCAAACATTTGCCTCACTGCAATTTGTAGGCATTAACTAAACAAATATCTTTGCTcataataacttgactttatGCATACTACGAACATAGGAAGCACCAATACG is drawn from Salvia miltiorrhiza cultivar Shanhuang (shh) unplaced genomic scaffold, IMPLAD_Smil_shh original_scaffold_447, whole genome shotgun sequence and contains these coding sequences:
- the LOC131004634 gene encoding caltractin-like; protein product: MSTLYRGMSRKDKPRGRPHGLTQQKKQEIKEAFELFDTDGSGTIDAKELNVAMRALGFEMSEEEITRMIAEVDKDGSGAIDFDEFCHMMTAKFGERDTKEELMKAFHIIDQDKNGKISTADIQRIAKELGENFSEKEIQDMIDEADRDRDGEVNAEEFMRMMRRTSYGY
- the LOC131004633 gene encoding peroxidase 47, with the translated sequence MATLNLLFGVIILIKYMIVNGWVYGMANGLSPNYYIMACPIADIIIRNAVNTAVQSDPTLAAGLLRMHFHDCFVEGCDGSVLIDSTKSNTAEKDSPANLSLRGYEIIDAAKQALERQCPGVVSCADILAMAARDAVFFAGGPFYEIPKGRRDGRRSKIEDTINLPPPTLNSSELIRMFGQRGFTAQDMVALSGAHTLGVARCSSFKSRLSNFDSTSDVDPSIDTQFAKTLSKTCSAGDNAEQPFDSSRNRFDTAYFNALQTRAGVLFSDQTLFDGAATRGFVNAYSFNPAMFFMDFQRAMLKMGQLDVKEGSKGEVRSNCRLIN